The following coding sequences lie in one Paraburkholderia largidicola genomic window:
- a CDS encoding methyl-accepting chemotaxis protein produces MGMRSIAVKLSLIFGAALAATILAITLYATLNVRRQAIDNFNDAGLGQIRQIDTSLRETFKRIHDNVVFLSDLPLVQSADPSVTNYLTHGGQMTPDTNGGVETDIFHLLQRFGDSHPDLRYVYVGTQWGGYVQWPKGKFTSDHYDPRERPWYVQGMQAAGGVRRTAAYANTGGDNNVIISFVRSIQNAQGKPAGVLGMDISLDGFAKMIGQVRFGETGYLMVVEDSGTVLVDPHDAAHNFKALKDLGDGYRDLAAMPNGTLSVDIGGARYDTVVYTSPELGWKYIGLIPHAEMMASANRLSAMLIAVGFIVLLVALALTTALGRRLTAPLRVLSNSMQDIASGDGDLTRRLPVGSNDEVGVLAEQFNAFVEKLNGVLLEIRDSSAMLRTATGEISTGNADLSARTEQQAAALEETAASMEALTAAVKQNAESARQASSLASDASDVARRSHEAVERVVSTMTDISQSSNRIADITGIIEGIAFQTNILALNAAVESARAGEHGRGFAVVASEVRSLAQRSSSAAKEIKELIGASVDRIRDGSSLAGEAGETMTEVTRAVGQVTAIMSEIAAASEEQSRGIAQVNLAITQMDDVTQQNAALVEQAAAASRSLEDQGRQLDESVGAFRLKPATAS; encoded by the coding sequence ATGGGCATGCGCTCCATCGCAGTCAAACTGAGCCTCATATTCGGCGCGGCGCTCGCGGCCACCATACTGGCCATCACGCTATACGCGACGCTCAACGTGCGCCGCCAGGCCATCGACAACTTCAACGACGCCGGCCTCGGCCAGATCCGCCAGATCGACACCAGCCTGCGCGAGACGTTCAAGCGCATCCACGACAACGTCGTGTTCCTGTCGGACCTGCCGCTGGTGCAGTCCGCGGACCCGTCCGTCACCAACTACCTGACGCACGGCGGGCAGATGACGCCCGACACCAACGGCGGCGTCGAGACGGATATCTTTCATCTGCTGCAACGCTTCGGCGACAGCCATCCCGATCTGCGCTACGTCTACGTGGGCACGCAATGGGGCGGCTACGTGCAATGGCCGAAAGGCAAGTTCACCAGCGATCACTACGATCCGCGCGAGCGTCCATGGTACGTGCAAGGCATGCAGGCCGCGGGCGGCGTGCGGCGCACGGCCGCCTACGCGAATACGGGCGGCGACAACAACGTGATCATCAGCTTCGTGCGCTCGATCCAGAACGCCCAGGGCAAGCCCGCTGGCGTGCTCGGCATGGATATCTCGCTGGATGGCTTCGCGAAGATGATCGGCCAGGTGCGCTTCGGCGAAACAGGCTACCTGATGGTCGTCGAAGACAGCGGCACGGTGCTGGTCGACCCGCACGACGCCGCGCACAACTTCAAGGCGCTGAAGGATCTCGGCGACGGTTATCGCGACCTCGCGGCGATGCCGAACGGCACGTTGTCCGTCGATATCGGCGGCGCACGCTACGACACGGTCGTCTATACGTCGCCGGAACTGGGCTGGAAATACATCGGCCTGATTCCGCACGCGGAAATGATGGCGTCGGCCAATCGGCTGAGCGCGATGCTGATTGCCGTGGGTTTCATCGTGCTGCTGGTCGCGCTCGCGCTGACGACGGCGCTCGGCCGGCGCCTGACGGCACCCCTGCGCGTGTTGTCGAACAGCATGCAGGACATCGCATCGGGCGACGGCGACCTCACAAGGCGTCTGCCCGTGGGCAGCAACGACGAGGTCGGCGTGCTCGCGGAGCAGTTCAACGCGTTCGTCGAGAAGCTGAACGGCGTGCTGCTCGAGATCCGCGACAGCAGCGCCATGTTGCGCACCGCGACGGGCGAAATATCGACGGGCAATGCCGATCTGTCCGCGCGCACCGAGCAGCAGGCAGCCGCGCTCGAAGAAACGGCCGCGAGCATGGAAGCGCTGACGGCCGCCGTCAAGCAGAACGCCGAAAGCGCGCGCCAGGCGAGCTCGCTCGCCAGCGACGCCTCCGATGTGGCGCGCCGCAGCCACGAGGCCGTCGAGCGCGTGGTGTCGACGATGACCGATATCAGCCAGAGTTCGAACCGGATCGCCGATATCACGGGCATCATCGAAGGCATTGCGTTTCAGACGAATATTCTCGCCCTCAACGCCGCCGTCGAATCGGCGCGCGCGGGCGAGCATGGGCGCGGCTTCGCGGTCGTCGCGAGCGAAGTGCGCAGCCTCGCGCAGCGATCGTCGAGCGCCGCAAAGGAGATCAAGGAACTGATCGGCGCGTCGGTCGATCGCATCCGGGACGGCTCGTCGCTGGCGGGCGAGGCTGGCGAGACGATGACGGAAGTGACGCGGGCCGTCGGTCAGGTGACGGCGATCATGAGCGAGATCGCGGCGGCCTCGGAAGAACAGAGCCGCGGCATCGCGCAAGTCAACCTCGCGATCACGCAGATGGACGACGTCACGCAGCAGAACGCCGCATTAGTGGAGCAGGCGGCCGCCGCGTCACGCTCGCTCGAAGACCAGGGGCGGCAGCTCGACGAGTCGGTTGGGGCGTTCCGGTTGAAGCCGGCGACGGCGTCCTGA
- a CDS encoding PAS domain S-box protein: MNASQDRQIDHSDTNDTATQLHRERLANARLRKLIDAHSRIAAAKLDLDRFLSLVTDSLLELVPAAHASVVEWVDGDEMVYRACSGTIAHHIGLRLKRHGSLSGLCSLEKHLLYSSDTSDDPRVDAAACKRVGATSMVVAPLLYQSEVAGVVKLMASRTDAFSADDIETLERITSLVASGMAHQRVFAENRALIEQNTITIARLRTEISLREAADSKLEASLRRRRLVLDTTHDAFVCTDADGVIIEWNDAATRTFGYARDAVMGRPILDALFPARCKARYAELDVFKSAPQQNADTPLHRSRTELIARRIDGNEFPAELSVCPVQFDGHTELAYFIRDVTERFNARELDKRFRVLVDAIKDYAITMLDSHGHIMTWSAGSTQVMGYTQHEVIGRPTALFYTPEDVAAGRPQRDLELAAREGRVEMEEWRVRKNGTIFWANIITTALRDPNGALQGFAKITRDMSRRRRLEELEASSQRMSQFLALLGHELRNPLAPLRNAVSMLQLKTADHQAFVPEHELIDRQLSHLTRLVDDLLDAGRVTLGRVQIEPKPVSMQAIAQLSIEGSAPLLAAREQTLDVVLPDTPMFIEGDLTRMVQVVQNLLNNASKFSPAGASISLQVFRSGRLLAIRIHDSGRGIDPDAIDAIFNLFVQETPTEEQADKSGLGIGLTLARAIVDLHGGHIDAHSEGRGKGSVFTVWLPEFSHAIDTEAVREEEPSPSQPVDLKVMVVDDNIDSADSMATLVQVLGHEAHAVYDGAAAIELAHTLQPHLVLLDLSMPKMTGFEALPHIRKALAAPGAVIAAMTGLGTSEDRAKTEAAGFDLHLTKPVDLPELEGVLQIAVTHVRD; this comes from the coding sequence ATGAACGCCAGCCAGGACCGACAGATCGACCACAGCGACACCAACGACACCGCCACGCAACTCCACCGCGAGCGCCTCGCAAACGCACGTTTGAGAAAACTCATTGACGCGCACTCCCGAATCGCCGCCGCGAAACTCGACCTCGACCGCTTTCTGTCGCTCGTCACCGACTCCCTTCTCGAACTCGTACCTGCCGCGCATGCCTCCGTGGTCGAATGGGTCGATGGCGACGAAATGGTGTATCGCGCGTGCAGCGGCACCATCGCGCATCACATCGGCCTGCGCCTCAAACGCCATGGCAGCCTGTCGGGACTGTGCTCGCTCGAAAAACACCTGCTCTACAGCAGCGACACATCGGACGATCCACGCGTCGATGCCGCCGCGTGCAAGCGCGTGGGCGCGACGTCGATGGTCGTCGCGCCGCTGCTCTATCAGTCCGAAGTGGCAGGCGTCGTGAAGCTGATGGCAAGCCGCACCGACGCATTTTCCGCCGATGACATCGAGACGCTCGAACGGATCACGTCGCTCGTCGCGTCAGGCATGGCGCATCAGCGCGTGTTTGCGGAGAACCGCGCGCTGATCGAACAGAACACGATTACGATCGCCCGGTTGCGCACCGAGATCAGCCTGCGCGAAGCGGCCGACAGCAAGCTCGAAGCATCGCTGCGCCGCCGTCGTCTGGTGCTCGACACGACGCACGACGCCTTCGTGTGCACCGACGCCGACGGTGTCATCATCGAATGGAATGACGCCGCGACCCGCACCTTCGGCTATGCGCGCGACGCGGTGATGGGACGCCCGATACTCGACGCGCTGTTCCCGGCGCGCTGCAAGGCGCGCTATGCCGAACTCGACGTTTTCAAAAGCGCGCCGCAACAGAACGCGGACACGCCCTTGCATCGAAGCCGCACGGAACTGATCGCGCGGCGCATCGACGGCAACGAGTTTCCCGCGGAACTGTCGGTATGTCCCGTGCAGTTCGACGGACATACCGAGCTTGCGTACTTCATTCGCGACGTTACCGAGCGCTTCAATGCGCGTGAACTTGACAAGCGCTTTCGCGTGCTGGTCGATGCGATCAAGGACTATGCGATCACGATGCTCGATTCGCACGGTCACATCATGACGTGGAGCGCAGGTTCGACGCAGGTCATGGGCTACACACAGCATGAAGTGATCGGCCGGCCGACGGCCCTTTTCTACACGCCCGAAGATGTCGCGGCGGGCCGGCCGCAGCGCGATCTCGAACTCGCCGCGCGCGAAGGCCGCGTCGAAATGGAAGAGTGGCGCGTGCGCAAGAACGGCACGATCTTCTGGGCGAACATCATCACGACGGCATTGCGTGATCCGAACGGCGCGCTGCAAGGCTTCGCGAAGATCACGCGCGATATGTCGCGGCGGCGGCGTCTCGAAGAACTCGAAGCGTCGAGCCAGCGCATGAGTCAGTTCCTCGCGCTGCTCGGACACGAACTGCGCAATCCGCTCGCGCCGTTGCGCAACGCCGTCAGCATGCTGCAACTGAAGACGGCCGATCATCAGGCGTTCGTCCCCGAGCATGAACTGATCGACCGGCAGTTGTCGCATCTGACGCGCCTCGTCGACGATCTGCTCGACGCCGGGCGCGTCACGCTGGGGCGCGTGCAGATCGAACCGAAGCCGGTGTCGATGCAGGCCATCGCACAACTGAGCATCGAAGGCAGCGCGCCATTGCTCGCGGCGCGCGAACAGACGCTCGATGTGGTGTTGCCCGACACGCCGATGTTTATCGAAGGCGATCTCACGCGAATGGTGCAGGTGGTGCAGAACCTGCTGAACAATGCATCGAAATTCAGTCCGGCGGGCGCGTCGATCAGCCTGCAGGTGTTCCGCTCGGGCCGCCTGCTCGCAATCCGCATTCACGACTCCGGGCGCGGCATCGATCCCGATGCGATCGACGCAATCTTTAATCTGTTCGTGCAGGAAACGCCGACGGAAGAACAGGCCGACAAGAGCGGTCTCGGCATCGGGTTGACGCTGGCGCGTGCGATCGTCGATCTGCATGGCGGGCATATCGACGCGCACAGCGAAGGTCGAGGCAAAGGCAGCGTGTTCACCGTGTGGCTGCCGGAATTCAGTCATGCTATCGACACTGAAGCCGTGCGAGAAGAAGAGCCTTCGCCCTCGCAGCCCGTCGATCTGAAAGTGATGGTGGTCGACGACAACATCGATTCCGCCGACAGCATGGCGACGCTCGTGCAGGTGCTCGGCCACGAAGCGCACGCGGTGTACGACGGCGCAGCCGCCATCGAGCTGGCGCACACGCTGCAGCCGCATCTCGTACTGCTCGACCTGTCGATGCCGAAGATGACGGGCTTCGAAGCGTTGCCGCATATCCGCAAGGCGCTCGCGGCGCCGGGCGCCGTCATCGCCGCGATGACGGGGCTCGGCACCAGTGAAGACCGTGCGAAAACGGAGGCGGCGGGCTTCGATCTGCACCTGACCAAGCCTGTCGATCTGCCGGAACTGGAGGGCGTGTTGCAGATCGCGGTCACGCATGTGCGCGACTGA